Proteins found in one Aneurinibacillus uraniidurans genomic segment:
- a CDS encoding ATP-grasp domain-containing protein produces MSTSRTVLLTGGRAPATLELARILHLAGHRVLMAESFRAHLSRRSRSIARSYDVPSPRYETEAYMERLLDIIRQEDVGVLVPTCEETFYIALHREKLALHCEVFTADKNMLLELHDKYAFIQKAAHHGFRTPRTYLVESPSALKMLQKEWNSTQPLIAKPVYSRFSAHVRLCENPSQLLALSEEVSPSVPWVVQEYIPGVQMCTYTVAHKGRVVLHAAYRSVYTAGQGATIYFRPAFVPELAEQVERFVQETGFHGQLAFDFIEEEGSGEFVVLECNPRLTSGIHLFSGRPEVACAWLGLTDQMLVPHADAAAMLGLAMVLYGLPHVRSRSQWRAWRTAVAEAQDVIWRVDDPHPFGQQFVSYAALAVRAWRLGTSMMAASTDDIEWSVRP; encoded by the coding sequence TTGTCTACTAGTCGGACGGTATTATTAACAGGTGGGCGTGCTCCTGCCACACTGGAACTTGCCCGGATATTGCATCTAGCCGGGCATCGGGTCTTGATGGCGGAGAGTTTTCGGGCGCATCTATCGCGTCGCTCGCGCAGTATCGCTCGTTCGTATGATGTGCCCTCACCGCGCTATGAAACAGAGGCGTATATGGAACGCCTGTTAGATATCATTCGACAGGAAGATGTGGGTGTGCTTGTTCCGACGTGTGAAGAAACGTTCTACATTGCCTTGCATCGGGAGAAGCTTGCGCTGCATTGTGAGGTGTTCACAGCGGACAAAAATATGCTGCTGGAGCTGCACGACAAATATGCGTTCATCCAGAAAGCAGCCCACCACGGTTTTCGTACGCCGCGTACTTACCTGGTGGAATCACCGTCTGCGCTGAAGATGCTGCAGAAGGAATGGAACTCGACACAGCCGCTGATCGCCAAGCCAGTGTACTCTCGCTTCTCGGCTCATGTTCGCCTATGCGAAAACCCCAGTCAACTGCTGGCGCTATCAGAGGAAGTATCGCCATCTGTCCCGTGGGTTGTGCAGGAGTATATTCCAGGTGTGCAGATGTGTACGTATACAGTTGCGCACAAAGGACGTGTCGTATTGCATGCCGCCTATCGCAGTGTGTACACAGCCGGGCAGGGGGCGACGATTTATTTTCGTCCAGCGTTTGTGCCAGAACTTGCGGAACAGGTGGAGCGGTTTGTACAGGAGACGGGATTTCACGGGCAGCTCGCATTTGATTTTATAGAAGAGGAAGGCAGCGGAGAGTTCGTGGTACTGGAGTGCAATCCGCGCCTGACAAGCGGGATTCATCTGTTCAGCGGACGTCCGGAAGTGGCCTGTGCATGGCTTGGGCTGACCGATCAGATGCTCGTGCCGCATGCGGATGCGGCGGCGATGCTCGGGCTGGCGATGGTATTGTACGGCCTGCCGCATGTGCGGTCCCGTTCGCAGTGGCGGGCCTGGCGTACGGCTGTTGCCGAAGCGCAGGATGTGATCTGGCGAGTCGATGACCCACATCCATTCGGGCAGCAGTTTGTGTCGTATGCCGCACTTGCTGTACGTGCGTGGCGGTTGGGTACAAGTATGATGGCGGCTTCGACAGATGATATTGAATGGAGTGTGAGACCATGA
- a CDS encoding NAD-dependent epimerase/dehydratase family protein, giving the protein MKPDVLVTGATGFLGQRLARCLHADGYRVTATGRNSIVGEKLAGVGIGFIPADLADSEAVAALCKGKTYVFHSAALSSPWGKYRDFYQANVVGTKNIIAGCQTHDVSRLIHVSTPSVYFAYEDRLNIREDEPLPQRFVNHYAATKFLAEQEVERAVKSGLPAVMIRPRALFGPGDTTILPRLIRANEKKFVPLINGGQALVDVTYVDNVVDALRLAAVAPETALGQVYNITNGEPLRLIDLLTMLFARLEQPFRQKHLSFTAAYRLAWLMEMASRTVLFGREPILTRYSVGVLAKSQTLDISRARVELGYEPRVSIEEGLNLFVDGWRKQHDCNYAHDI; this is encoded by the coding sequence ATGAAACCGGATGTACTGGTAACCGGAGCGACTGGCTTTCTCGGGCAGCGGCTGGCTCGATGCCTGCATGCGGACGGATACCGTGTGACAGCGACTGGGCGAAACAGCATAGTAGGAGAGAAGCTGGCGGGTGTAGGAATCGGATTCATTCCGGCTGATCTGGCGGATAGCGAGGCAGTGGCGGCGCTCTGTAAGGGAAAGACGTATGTGTTTCACAGCGCGGCTCTCTCTTCTCCGTGGGGGAAGTATCGGGATTTTTATCAGGCAAATGTAGTGGGGACGAAAAACATCATCGCAGGGTGTCAGACGCACGACGTAAGCAGATTGATCCATGTCTCCACACCGAGCGTGTATTTCGCCTATGAAGATCGGTTGAACATTCGGGAGGATGAGCCGCTCCCGCAGCGGTTCGTAAATCACTATGCGGCAACGAAGTTTTTGGCGGAGCAGGAAGTGGAGCGAGCGGTAAAGAGCGGTCTGCCTGCTGTTATGATTCGGCCGCGTGCTTTGTTCGGACCGGGGGATACGACCATTCTGCCGCGTCTAATTCGGGCGAATGAGAAAAAATTCGTGCCGCTTATTAACGGCGGACAGGCGCTCGTGGATGTGACGTATGTGGATAATGTAGTAGACGCATTGCGGCTGGCTGCGGTTGCACCGGAAACAGCGCTCGGTCAGGTATACAACATTACGAACGGGGAACCGCTTAGGCTGATCGATCTGCTTACGATGCTATTCGCTCGGCTTGAACAGCCGTTTCGCCAGAAGCACTTGTCATTTACTGCGGCGTATCGTCTCGCCTGGCTGATGGAGATGGCATCCCGTACAGTGTTATTTGGTCGGGAGCCGATATTGACCCGATATTCGGTCGGTGTGCTGGCAAAAAGCCAGACGCTTGATATTTCGCGTGCGCGGGTAGAGCTTGGATATGAACCACGTGTTTCGATTGAAGAGGGGCTGAATCTTTTTGTGGATGGGTGGCGAAAACAGCATGACTGCAATTACGCTCACGATATTTGA
- a CDS encoding MBL fold metallo-hydrolase: MTAITLTIFDTGYCRQLEAISLRGGEWRMVPFHALAFGISHPERGLVLFDTGYTGHFFDACRTFPLSLYSKVTPVCTHPAQSVAAQLQNQGLDPASVRTVLLSHFHADHIGGVRDFGQAEFVCMKEAYEHVRERRGFAAVRHGFLPPLLPDDFAERVRFVDEREKVLLSDKCCPFTEAYDVFGDGSVLAVELPGHAVGQYGVFLTDENGQDIFLCADAAWSSRAYRENMLPHPLASLIMSDVYAYRETLGKLHELHRRNPTLRIYPTHCADVWRLSQEGQA, encoded by the coding sequence ATGACTGCAATTACGCTCACGATATTTGATACGGGGTACTGCCGCCAGCTTGAAGCGATCTCGCTGCGCGGCGGGGAATGGAGAATGGTTCCGTTTCATGCGCTGGCTTTTGGGATCAGCCACCCAGAGCGCGGCCTGGTGTTGTTTGATACAGGATATACGGGACATTTTTTCGATGCCTGCCGCACGTTTCCGCTGTCGCTATACAGTAAAGTGACGCCAGTGTGTACGCACCCTGCGCAAAGTGTCGCTGCGCAGCTTCAAAACCAGGGATTGGACCCGGCATCTGTGCGAACGGTGCTGCTGTCTCATTTTCACGCGGATCATATTGGCGGGGTGCGGGATTTTGGGCAGGCAGAGTTTGTTTGTATGAAAGAAGCGTATGAACATGTGCGAGAGCGGCGCGGGTTTGCCGCTGTTCGGCACGGGTTTTTGCCACCGCTTCTACCGGATGATTTTGCGGAGAGAGTACGATTTGTAGATGAGCGAGAAAAAGTGTTGCTATCGGATAAGTGCTGTCCATTCACGGAAGCGTATGATGTGTTCGGGGACGGGAGTGTACTGGCTGTCGAATTGCCGGGACATGCGGTTGGGCAGTATGGCGTGTTTCTGACTGATGAGAATGGGCAGGATATCTTCTTATGTGCGGATGCGGCCTGGTCGAGTCGGGCGTACCGGGAGAACATGCTTCCGCATCCGCTTGCCTCTTTGATTATGTCAGATGTGTACGCATATCGGGAGACGCTTGGGAAGCTGCACGAGCTTCATCGAAGGAACCCAACACTCCGCATCTATCCGACACACTGTGCGGACGTGTGGCGTCTCAGTCAGGAGGGACAAGCATGA
- a CDS encoding F390 synthetase-related protein: protein MNKWTVLAQYIRTTSRMRRFRTREALMDWQERQVQQLLAYVLPRSSFYREAFAGRRMEEWRLLPPVEKAEMMAEFDRWNTVGVTREEAFSTAWEAEQSRDFTPVVRGITVGLSSGTSGNRGLFLVSSDERARWAGTVLAKLLPGPLWQRHAVAFFLRANSNLYTSVGGRLIRFEFFDLLDPLTVHIKRLETYQPTILVAPPSMLRLLAEAYRAGTLAMPVPRKIISVAEVLEPLDDLYIQETFGQQVHQVYQCTEGLLAATCSHGTLHVNEDVLLLEKEYLDDKRFTPIITDFSRLSQPIIRYRLNDILVEKTERCPCGSVFMALERIEGRCDDVFYLPSIQCADEMISVFPDFIRRELIAASPLILEYRAVQHAPDCIQLSLKTEGPLEVIEPLVRRRFAALFASLGCCMPELVVGSYEWVGGDRKLRRVERKQFSHD, encoded by the coding sequence ATGAACAAATGGACCGTACTGGCACAGTACATCCGCACTACCTCTCGCATGCGTCGCTTTCGAACCCGCGAGGCGCTTATGGATTGGCAGGAGCGGCAGGTTCAGCAGCTGCTTGCGTATGTGCTACCGCGTTCGTCCTTTTACCGCGAGGCGTTTGCCGGGCGTAGGATGGAGGAGTGGCGCCTGCTTCCACCTGTGGAGAAGGCGGAGATGATGGCGGAGTTTGATCGGTGGAACACGGTGGGAGTGACGCGGGAAGAGGCGTTTTCTACTGCGTGGGAAGCGGAACAATCACGGGATTTTACACCGGTCGTTCGGGGGATTACGGTCGGGTTATCATCCGGCACGTCAGGCAATCGTGGTCTGTTTCTTGTGAGCTCGGATGAGCGGGCACGCTGGGCGGGAACAGTGCTTGCCAAGCTTTTGCCTGGACCGCTCTGGCAGCGGCATGCCGTGGCGTTTTTCTTGCGGGCGAATAGCAATTTGTACACGAGTGTAGGAGGACGGCTGATTCGATTTGAGTTTTTTGACCTGCTTGATCCCTTGACGGTCCATATCAAACGGCTGGAAACGTATCAGCCGACGATTCTAGTTGCTCCGCCATCGATGCTGCGTTTGCTGGCAGAAGCGTACCGTGCTGGCACGCTTGCCATGCCTGTTCCACGCAAAATTATCTCCGTAGCGGAAGTGTTAGAGCCGCTGGACGACCTATACATACAAGAAACATTCGGGCAGCAGGTGCATCAGGTGTATCAATGTACCGAAGGGCTGCTGGCGGCGACGTGTTCACATGGGACGCTACATGTGAATGAAGATGTGCTGCTGCTGGAAAAAGAATACCTCGATGACAAACGGTTCACGCCGATTATTACCGATTTTTCGCGGCTGAGTCAGCCCATCATTCGCTACCGGCTAAATGATATTCTGGTCGAAAAAACGGAGCGATGTCCGTGCGGCTCAGTGTTTATGGCATTAGAGCGAATAGAAGGGCGGTGTGATGATGTGTTTTATTTGCCGTCTATTCAGTGTGCGGATGAGATGATCTCGGTATTTCCTGACTTTATTCGGCGCGAACTGATTGCCGCATCTCCGTTGATTCTCGAATACAGAGCTGTGCAGCATGCGCCGGATTGCATCCAGCTGTCGCTAAAAACAGAAGGACCGCTGGAAGTGATAGAACCGCTCGTACGCCGTCGATTTGCTGCACTATTTGCTTCGCTTGGCTGTTGTATGCCTGAGCTTGTGGTCGGGTCATATGAGTGGGTGGGCGGCGACCGAAAACTGCGGCGGGTAGAAAGGAAGCAGTTCTCTCATGATTGA
- a CDS encoding GNAT family N-acetyltransferase — translation MIESIRLYDCTNIQELPWERMRDGAYAKAYMLPLMKNGACTYISNVQTTVLALTVGDIVMPVTVNGAEYDNSYVCSPYTHYVSYAEEELAMLKSPLLEKTLRLLLRGVGSAMRTSRVNKIVYVNNWLLSTNLYEAESARYASEIVEFLGKRFPNHIIAFRSLNRKLYADWCEKLEACGCLLVGSRYVYVFDPQTISIMPSRVRNTLRRDAKQRVRHGYEVVRSDEMTIENMERLVELYRELYIDKYSVHNPQFTSDFLEQARRTGILTLIGLRRAGQIDGVLGYFQRGGVMTTPVFGYNMLLPKETGLYRMLSSVLVEEAVANGLLLHQSAGVGAFKADRGADGVREYTAVYVNHLPRSHRFIWYILAMLIERIGFPLVEKYKL, via the coding sequence ATGATTGAATCGATCCGCTTGTATGATTGTACGAACATTCAGGAGCTACCGTGGGAAAGGATGCGGGATGGGGCATATGCAAAAGCGTATATGCTTCCGCTTATGAAAAACGGAGCTTGTACGTACATATCGAATGTGCAGACGACCGTGCTGGCGCTTACGGTAGGAGATATCGTCATGCCGGTAACGGTTAATGGAGCAGAGTACGACAATTCGTATGTATGCTCGCCGTATACGCATTATGTGTCTTACGCGGAGGAAGAGCTTGCGATGCTGAAGTCTCCGCTGCTCGAAAAAACACTTAGGCTTCTGCTGCGCGGTGTAGGTAGTGCGATGCGGACGAGCCGGGTAAACAAGATTGTATATGTGAACAATTGGTTGCTATCGACGAATCTGTACGAAGCGGAAAGCGCGCGGTATGCTTCCGAGATTGTAGAGTTTTTAGGCAAGCGTTTCCCAAATCATATCATTGCCTTCCGTTCGCTTAATCGTAAGCTTTATGCGGATTGGTGTGAAAAATTAGAAGCGTGTGGATGTTTGCTGGTGGGGAGTCGGTATGTATATGTATTTGACCCACAAACGATATCGATCATGCCATCGCGTGTTCGTAATACGCTGCGCCGGGATGCGAAGCAACGGGTGCGGCACGGGTATGAAGTGGTACGAAGCGATGAGATGACGATAGAAAATATGGAGCGGTTGGTCGAGTTATACCGGGAATTGTATATTGATAAATATTCGGTGCACAATCCGCAGTTCACCTCTGATTTTCTGGAGCAAGCGCGGCGTACGGGGATTTTGACATTGATTGGGCTGCGCCGTGCTGGACAGATCGATGGGGTGCTGGGCTATTTTCAGCGCGGTGGAGTTATGACGACTCCGGTGTTCGGGTATAACATGTTGTTACCAAAAGAAACAGGGCTGTATCGCATGCTTTCAAGTGTATTGGTGGAGGAAGCGGTAGCAAATGGACTTTTGCTTCATCAAAGTGCTGGAGTCGGGGCGTTTAAAGCAGACCGAGGAGCAGATGGGGTGCGGGAATATACGGCTGTTTATGTGAATCACTTGCCGCGTTCCCATAGGTTCATCTGGTATATTCTTGCGATGCTGATTGAGCGTATTGGATTTCCGCTTGTGGAGAAATACAAGCTGTGA
- a CDS encoding formylglycine-generating enzyme family protein, with protein sequence MLANLNDYVKDLMVYIPEGETHLRDFRNEQKWISSNYKFGMPGIRKNLKEVIWDVEIEPFYLAKYTVTEELYAIIMGKKLVTTTEARKPVVNVSWIDAVNFCNLLSDTLGYDKFYDFDNESKEVVCNYGTNGFRLPTDAEWQYACKAKSKGYRYGEIDEIAWYKDNSNERVHEVGEKMPNEWGLYDMIGNIWEWCWDLYDAETFGTYRIIRGGSWAEEERGCGATCRRKSMPDFYIDDIGFRIARSITL encoded by the coding sequence ATGTTAGCTAACTTAAATGACTACGTAAAAGATTTAATGGTGTATATTCCTGAAGGAGAAACCCACCTACGAGATTTCCGAAACGAGCAAAAATGGATTAGTTCAAACTATAAATTTGGAATGCCGGGTATTAGAAAAAATTTAAAGGAAGTTATTTGGGATGTTGAGATAGAGCCATTTTATCTTGCCAAATATACAGTGACAGAAGAACTTTATGCGATTATTATGGGAAAGAAATTAGTAACAACGACTGAGGCTCGAAAACCAGTTGTTAATGTTTCATGGATAGATGCAGTGAATTTTTGTAATTTACTGTCTGATACGCTGGGTTATGACAAGTTTTATGATTTTGATAATGAAAGTAAAGAAGTTGTTTGCAATTATGGTACTAATGGTTTTCGTTTACCGACAGATGCTGAATGGCAATATGCATGTAAGGCAAAATCAAAAGGATATCGGTATGGTGAAATTGATGAAATTGCTTGGTATAAAGATAATTCTAACGAACGGGTACACGAAGTTGGTGAGAAAATGCCTAATGAATGGGGCTTGTATGATATGATCGGTAATATTTGGGAGTGGTGCTGGGACTTATACGATGCAGAAACCTTTGGTACTTACAGAATAATTCGCGGAGGAAGTTGGGCGGAAGAAGAACGTGGCTGTGGAGCTACTTGCCGCCGTAAGAGTATGCCTGATTTTTATATAGATGATATCGGATTTAGAATTGCTAGATCAATCACTTTATAA
- a CDS encoding YlmC/YmxH family sporulation protein, with amino-acid sequence MRYSELGGKEIINLDNGERMGVVGQSDLVIDSKTGSIESIIVPHTGMLKIGRKKDDVMIPWKSIRKIGSEMIIVEQMEEGEER; translated from the coding sequence ATGCGCTATAGTGAATTAGGTGGCAAGGAGATCATCAATCTTGATAATGGAGAACGGATGGGAGTTGTCGGGCAGTCCGATCTGGTCATTGACTCGAAAACCGGCTCTATTGAATCGATTATCGTGCCGCATACAGGCATGCTCAAAATCGGACGTAAAAAAGACGATGTGATGATTCCGTGGAAATCAATTCGGAAGATCGGCAGTGAAATGATTATTGTCGAGCAGATGGAGGAAGGGGAGGAGCGATAG